One genomic window of Hymenobacter sp. J193 includes the following:
- a CDS encoding ferritin-like domain-containing protein → MNFLQLLADLAHTNPAVYSQASQRRAMLRQLSQAGVRVAATALPLAGLLASPAQAGIRENLLDSLTLALTLEYLEADFYRTALGLLALADGSFVSAGFVPADVRADIETLQQHEEQHVQFLTTALQNSGVAVPARPRFDFTGSHNGTTPALFPDVFSNFDSFCG, encoded by the coding sequence ATGAATTTTCTTCAGCTTCTGGCCGACCTGGCCCACACCAACCCCGCAGTCTATTCCCAGGCCAGCCAGCGCCGCGCCATGCTCCGGCAGCTCAGCCAGGCCGGGGTGCGCGTAGCAGCCACGGCGCTGCCTTTGGCCGGCCTGCTGGCCAGCCCGGCTCAGGCTGGTATACGCGAAAACCTGCTCGACTCCCTCACGCTTGCTCTCACGCTCGAATACCTCGAAGCTGACTTTTACCGCACGGCCCTGGGCTTGCTGGCCCTCGCCGATGGCAGTTTTGTTTCTGCCGGCTTTGTGCCGGCCGATGTACGCGCCGACATCGAAACCCTGCAGCAGCACGAAGAGCAGCACGTGCAGTTTCTGACGACAGCCCTGCAAAACTCCGGGGTAGCCGTGCCGGCCCGCCCCCGCTTCGATTTCACGGGCAGCCACAACGGCACTACTCCGGCCCTGTTCCCGGATGTGTTCAGCAACTTCGACTCTTTTTGCGGGTAG
- a CDS encoding ferritin-like domain-containing protein, giving the protein MPNSFSAFDRPLRRRSFFRVAGAAAAASTLVLSGCGDPGTTTSAPDPVLTLGSADAGLLNYAYVLEQLETTFYKLVLDTPPADLSAEDKDLLTQIYQHEIVHREFLLKALQSAGATPLNTLEFTFTSLTLTTRAGVLAAARMFEDLGVAAYNGAAKLFADATYLLLLGKIVSVEARHAALLHDLLQPGSFADATVVDASGTFAGLERSLTVAEVIAEVNKYLVIKVSAAGLPTS; this is encoded by the coding sequence ATGCCGAATTCCTTCTCTGCTTTTGACCGTCCTTTGCGGCGTCGTTCGTTTTTCCGGGTGGCAGGTGCTGCCGCCGCGGCTTCCACCCTGGTTTTGAGCGGCTGTGGCGACCCAGGCACTACCACCTCAGCCCCCGACCCGGTTCTGACCCTGGGTAGCGCCGATGCTGGTCTGCTCAACTATGCCTACGTGCTGGAACAGCTGGAAACCACTTTTTACAAGCTGGTGCTGGACACGCCGCCGGCTGACCTGAGCGCCGAAGACAAGGACCTGCTCACCCAGATCTACCAGCACGAAATAGTACACCGGGAGTTTCTGCTCAAAGCCCTGCAATCGGCAGGAGCCACGCCGCTCAACACGCTGGAATTCACCTTCACCTCCCTCACCCTAACCACGCGGGCCGGTGTGCTGGCCGCAGCGCGTATGTTCGAAGACCTGGGCGTGGCGGCCTACAACGGCGCGGCCAAGCTGTTTGCCGACGCCACGTACCTGCTGCTGCTGGGCAAGATTGTGTCCGTGGAAGCGCGCCACGCTGCGCTGCTGCACGACCTGCTGCAGCCCGGTTCCTTTGCTGATGCTACGGTGGTGGACGCCTCGGGCACTTTTGCGGGCCTGGAGCGCAGCCTTACCGTGGCAGAGGTCATTGCGGAGGTCAATAAATACCTGGTTATCAAGGTTTCGGCCGCCGGCCTGCCTACTTCCTGA
- a CDS encoding ferritin-like domain-containing protein, producing the protein MNLFNIISELEKVDPEIMDRLSHRRSALSALGSLGKKMALAAAPIAIGSAFNKVLGQNNLADPTAVLNYALLLERLEYSFYDQALKAATLTPTLTGIARTAIETIRGHELAHVNLLKAALGAAAAPEPANGFDFGGAFATYPTFLTFAQAFEDTGVRAYKGQAGNIPRDFSPTVGGATVNVLTVALQIHSVEARHAAHIRYMRRGPAAGAQANIMPWIVGKESNGAPAAVYGAGNPVATFPAEDNIMQATLTLTTGLGATYSAADVSAAFDEALDNTTVTNIAKSVVTF; encoded by the coding sequence ATGAATCTGTTCAATATAATCTCGGAGCTGGAGAAGGTCGACCCTGAAATCATGGACCGCCTCTCCCACCGTCGTAGCGCCCTGTCGGCGCTTGGCTCGCTGGGCAAGAAAATGGCGCTGGCCGCCGCGCCAATTGCTATCGGCTCGGCTTTCAACAAGGTTCTTGGTCAGAACAACTTAGCTGACCCAACGGCGGTGCTGAACTACGCGCTGCTGCTGGAGCGGCTGGAGTACAGCTTCTACGATCAAGCCCTGAAAGCCGCCACGCTCACCCCTACCCTTACGGGAATTGCCCGCACGGCCATTGAAACCATCCGTGGCCACGAACTGGCCCACGTGAACCTGCTGAAGGCTGCCTTGGGTGCTGCGGCTGCCCCTGAGCCCGCCAACGGCTTTGATTTCGGCGGCGCTTTTGCCACCTACCCCACTTTCCTCACGTTCGCGCAGGCGTTTGAAGACACCGGCGTACGGGCCTACAAAGGTCAAGCCGGCAACATTCCGCGCGACTTTAGCCCGACCGTAGGCGGAGCTACCGTAAACGTGCTAACCGTGGCCCTGCAGATTCACTCGGTGGAGGCTCGGCACGCGGCTCACATCCGCTACATGCGCCGAGGCCCAGCTGCCGGGGCGCAGGCCAACATCATGCCCTGGATTGTAGGCAAGGAGTCGAACGGTGCTCCGGCGGCGGTATATGGCGCCGGCAACCCGGTAGCCACTTTCCCGGCCGAAGACAACATTATGCAGGCTACCCTGACGCTGACCACCGGCCTGGGTGCTACCTACTCGGCCGCAGACGTCAGCGCGGCTTTCGACGAAGCCCTGGACAACACCACGGTTACCAACATTGCCAAATCGGTGGTAACGTTCTAG
- a CDS encoding ferritin-like domain-containing protein, with protein MSNLLKKEGKEADLSTPLQVPIKRRSFFMYAGATAGATALLLSGCDDDNEDDKTPAAGTVNLGSKDIGVLNYAYALEQLEAAFYAQVIATPYANMSADEKTALTAIAKHEAIHRDFFKAAIPEASRIPALNPDFSSITFTSRDSVLGAAKTFEDLGVAAYNGAGRLIENPTYLLLAGKIVSVEARHAAYIRDLITPGSFSGSDVVDANGLDQALPVSTVLAAAQKYIKETINGDNVGK; from the coding sequence ATGTCCAACCTCCTCAAAAAAGAAGGCAAAGAAGCGGATCTGAGCACGCCGCTGCAAGTCCCTATCAAGCGCCGTTCGTTTTTCATGTACGCCGGTGCTACGGCGGGTGCTACCGCTTTGCTGCTCTCAGGCTGCGACGACGACAACGAAGACGACAAAACTCCGGCTGCCGGCACAGTAAACCTGGGCTCAAAGGACATTGGCGTACTCAACTATGCCTATGCCCTTGAACAGCTGGAAGCCGCTTTCTATGCGCAGGTAATTGCCACGCCGTACGCCAACATGTCGGCCGACGAAAAGACGGCTCTGACGGCTATTGCTAAGCATGAGGCCATTCACCGCGACTTTTTCAAGGCCGCTATTCCAGAGGCTTCTCGTATTCCGGCCCTCAACCCCGACTTCTCGTCCATCACCTTCACCAGCCGTGACTCCGTGCTGGGGGCCGCCAAAACGTTTGAGGATCTGGGCGTGGCTGCATACAATGGCGCTGGCCGTCTGATTGAGAACCCAACGTACCTGCTGCTGGCGGGCAAAATTGTCTCGGTGGAAGCGCGCCACGCGGCTTACATCCGCGACCTGATTACGCCGGGAAGCTTCTCCGGTAGTGATGTGGTAGATGCTAACGGCCTGGACCAGGCCCTGCCGGTTTCCACTGTACTGGCCGCTGCCCAGAAATACATCAAAGAAACCATCAACGGCGACAACGTAGGTAAGTAG
- a CDS encoding BatD family protein, whose translation MGPATFPVNEYFTLSFQLTGAPLERYSAFPDIEGFKKSGKSSTTTTRIVEGKSSTELTITQRYAAYKEGEFALPAIMMTVNGQQVRLAATTLKVLPQAAATTAPPTAAPGIGLLDQLFGKQKPQEFVEPRDNAFLAVVPDKSSVFVGGAGAHGTVFLPHPRRPGLAGFLRFRRATAAYSAPAAAAGRMGRAFR comes from the coding sequence ATGGGGCCAGCCACATTTCCGGTGAATGAGTACTTCACCCTGAGCTTTCAACTGACCGGGGCGCCGCTGGAGCGCTACTCGGCTTTTCCAGACATTGAAGGCTTCAAGAAAAGTGGCAAGTCCAGCACCACCACCACGCGCATCGTGGAGGGCAAGTCTTCCACGGAGCTGACCATTACCCAGCGTTACGCTGCCTACAAAGAGGGTGAGTTTGCGCTGCCGGCCATTATGATGACGGTGAACGGGCAGCAGGTGCGCCTGGCCGCCACCACGCTGAAGGTGCTGCCCCAGGCCGCCGCCACCACTGCGCCGCCCACGGCGGCGCCCGGCATCGGCCTGCTCGACCAGCTGTTTGGCAAGCAGAAGCCCCAGGAGTTTGTAGAGCCCCGCGACAATGCCTTTCTGGCCGTGGTACCCGATAAAAGCAGCGTATTTGTGGGGGGAGCCGGTGCACATGGGACTGTATTTTTACCTCACCCCCGCCGACCAGGGCTTGCTGGATTTTTACGATTTCGGCGGGCAACTGCCGCGTATTCTGCGCCGGCTGCAGCAGCCGGCCGTATGGGTAGAGCCTTCCGATGA
- a CDS encoding BatD family protein, translating to MTGLKTFVSLPRTVAVQPLPPHPLRDQAVVGSYRLLESIDRSSFRTGQAFTYTLRLEGEGNLSAVNPPPAPVWAGVEVYGPEVHQEVTRASGRVGGYKTFRYRVVAQKPGRLPLDSLFSVAVFDPAIRQYQVLRSSLTVDVKGAARPVAVSARTTDPYYQSRLNNSDNQLQPLTAPLDVRRYANYLLVGLLALAAFGWWRGNTGA from the coding sequence ATGACCGGGCTCAAAACCTTTGTTTCCCTGCCCCGCACGGTAGCGGTGCAGCCGCTGCCCCCGCACCCGCTGCGCGACCAGGCCGTGGTGGGCTCTTACCGGCTGCTGGAGTCCATCGACCGTTCCAGCTTCCGGACGGGGCAGGCCTTCACGTACACGCTGCGGCTGGAAGGCGAAGGCAACTTATCGGCCGTGAACCCGCCGCCCGCACCGGTGTGGGCGGGCGTGGAGGTGTACGGGCCGGAAGTGCACCAGGAAGTGACGCGCGCCAGCGGGCGGGTGGGCGGCTACAAAACCTTCCGCTACCGCGTGGTGGCGCAGAAACCCGGCCGGCTGCCGCTGGACAGCTTGTTTTCCGTAGCCGTATTCGACCCCGCCATCCGCCAGTACCAGGTGCTGCGCTCCAGCCTGACGGTAGACGTGAAAGGCGCTGCCCGCCCGGTGGCCGTCAGTGCCCGCACCACCGACCCCTACTACCAGAGCCGCCTCAACAACTCCGACAACCAGTTGCAGCCGCTTACTGCCCCGCTTGATGTGCGCCGCTACGCCAACTATCTGCTGGTGGGGCTGCTGGCGCTGGCGGCTTTTGGGTGGTGGCGTGGCAATACCGGCGCGTAA
- the aroC gene encoding chorismate synthase — MSNTFGRLFRITTFGESHGPGIGVIIDGCPAGLAVETPEIQLALDRRRPGQSELTTPRQEADQVEVLAGWFEGYTTGTPLSLLIRNQDQRSHDYTHIQHAYRPSHADYTYDQKYGRRDYRGGGRSSARETAARVAAGAVAAAFLRQHGIQVQSYVSQVGGVKVPVGYEELDLSLIDSNMVRCPHPETAERMADLIRQTRDRHDTVGGVVTGVVRGVPAGLGEPVFDKLHAELGKAMLSINAVKGFEYGSGFEGTLLFGSEHNDAFYTDEAGQVRTRTNHSGGIQGGISNGQDIYFRVAFKPVATILQSQATINDQGEAIALAGKGRHDPCVLPRAVPIVDAMANLVLADMLLRARANRV; from the coding sequence ATGAGCAACACGTTTGGGCGGCTGTTCCGCATTACCACGTTCGGGGAGTCGCATGGGCCGGGCATCGGCGTTATTATTGATGGCTGCCCGGCAGGGCTGGCAGTAGAAACGCCGGAAATTCAGCTGGCGCTGGATCGGCGCCGCCCCGGCCAGAGCGAGCTGACCACGCCGCGCCAGGAAGCCGACCAGGTGGAAGTGCTGGCCGGCTGGTTTGAGGGCTACACCACCGGTACGCCGCTGAGCTTGCTTATCCGCAACCAAGACCAGCGCAGCCACGACTACACCCACATCCAGCACGCCTACCGCCCCTCGCACGCCGACTACACCTACGACCAGAAGTATGGCCGGCGCGACTACAGAGGCGGGGGCCGCTCCTCGGCCCGCGAAACAGCGGCCCGCGTGGCAGCCGGCGCCGTAGCCGCCGCATTTCTGCGGCAGCACGGCATTCAGGTGCAGAGCTATGTGTCGCAGGTAGGGGGCGTAAAGGTACCAGTAGGCTACGAGGAGCTGGATCTGAGCCTTATCGACTCGAACATGGTGCGCTGCCCGCACCCCGAAACGGCAGAGCGCATGGCCGACCTCATCCGCCAGACCCGCGACCGACACGATACCGTGGGCGGGGTGGTAACGGGCGTAGTGCGCGGCGTGCCGGCTGGCCTGGGCGAACCGGTGTTTGATAAGCTGCACGCCGAGCTGGGCAAGGCTATGCTGAGCATCAACGCCGTGAAGGGCTTCGAGTACGGCTCGGGATTCGAGGGCACGCTGCTGTTTGGCTCGGAGCACAACGACGCGTTTTACACCGATGAAGCCGGGCAGGTGCGCACCCGTACCAACCACTCGGGCGGCATCCAGGGCGGTATCAGCAACGGGCAGGACATCTACTTCCGGGTGGCGTTTAAGCCCGTGGCTACCATCCTGCAAAGCCAGGCCACCATCAACGACCAGGGTGAAGCCATTGCCCTGGCCGGCAAAGGCCGCCACGACCCCTGTGTACTTCCCCGCGCCGTGCCCATTGTGGATGCTATGGCCAACCTAGTGCTGGCCGATATGCTGCTGCGCGCCCGCGCCAACCGGGTATAG
- a CDS encoding OmpA family protein codes for MFFRLFLLLACVWLARIAPAQTLVPRLILEEDFQDNRRNWPTGVINNAEYKVRRGEYVAKARGNENNTSVALLFIPELEKSQNFIIEAELSTTSAGCLAWGSGSRDNMRLFGTMSEHRFAVCGWRAGKFFSANGDNAYSAAVGRQTSWHTMRIECRGQQVQYFVNGTRVWEQQLTRMLGHGVGLETNLGAEASLRRLRIWLLEPKPEPAAAPAPPAAATEATDAAAALATPLHAGQRLALRNVFFVQGKPELLGSSKPELARLAKALNEQPALRIRLEGHTDNQGPEEKNQLLSEQRARAIQDFLVKYGVAATRLETIGYGSSRPVAANDTEPNRRRNRRVEFVILD; via the coding sequence ATGTTTTTCCGCTTGTTTCTGCTGCTAGCGTGCGTTTGGCTTGCCCGTATAGCGCCCGCCCAAACGCTGGTGCCCCGCCTGATCCTGGAAGAAGATTTTCAGGACAATCGGCGCAATTGGCCCACGGGCGTCATCAATAATGCTGAGTATAAGGTGCGGCGCGGGGAGTACGTGGCCAAAGCGCGCGGCAACGAAAACAACACCAGCGTAGCCCTGCTCTTTATTCCGGAGCTGGAAAAAAGCCAGAACTTCATTATTGAGGCCGAACTGAGTACTACCTCGGCTGGCTGTCTGGCCTGGGGTTCCGGCAGCCGCGACAACATGCGCTTGTTTGGCACCATGAGCGAGCATCGGTTTGCCGTGTGCGGCTGGCGAGCCGGCAAGTTCTTTTCTGCCAACGGCGACAATGCCTATTCCGCCGCCGTGGGCCGCCAAACCAGCTGGCACACCATGCGGATAGAATGCCGCGGCCAGCAGGTGCAGTATTTCGTGAATGGGACGCGGGTGTGGGAGCAGCAACTGACGCGCATGCTGGGCCACGGGGTAGGCCTGGAAACCAACCTGGGCGCCGAAGCCAGCCTGCGCCGCCTGCGCATCTGGCTGCTGGAACCCAAGCCCGAACCAGCCGCTGCCCCAGCCCCACCGGCCGCCGCTACGGAAGCTACCGATGCGGCCGCTGCCCTGGCTACGCCGTTGCACGCCGGGCAGCGGCTGGCCCTTCGCAACGTATTTTTTGTGCAGGGCAAACCTGAGCTGCTGGGTTCTTCCAAACCCGAGCTGGCCCGCCTGGCCAAAGCCCTCAACGAGCAGCCTGCCCTGCGCATCCGCCTGGAAGGCCACACCGACAACCAAGGCCCCGAGGAGAAAAACCAGCTGCTGAGTGAGCAGCGGGCCCGGGCCATCCAGGACTTCCTGGTAAAGTACGGAGTAGCCGCCACCCGGCTGGAAACCATTGGCTACGGCTCCTCCCGCCCGGTAGCGGCCAACGACACCGAACCCAACCGCCGCCGCAACCGCCGCGTCGAGTTCGTGATTCTGGATTAG
- a CDS encoding NifU family protein encodes MSTISIYAEASPNPESMKFVLNQQLLTDGVSVDYPNLEAATNSPLAQELFNFDYVGRVFIAQNFVTVTKTTEHQWTQLIPEIRTFLKSYVEAGGPIFTVDPAAEQKAAQTAAATGNASEQDQQTSQKIIDLLDNYVRPAVEQDGGNITFKSYNAGVVTVNLQGSCSGCPSATVTLKSGIENLLKRMVPEVTEVVAEGITV; translated from the coding sequence ATGTCTACCATTTCCATCTACGCCGAAGCTTCGCCCAACCCGGAGAGCATGAAGTTCGTGCTGAATCAGCAGCTGCTCACCGATGGCGTGAGCGTGGATTACCCCAACCTAGAAGCGGCCACCAACTCGCCGCTGGCCCAGGAGCTGTTCAACTTCGATTACGTGGGCCGGGTGTTCATTGCCCAGAACTTCGTAACCGTCACCAAAACCACCGAACACCAGTGGACGCAGCTGATTCCGGAAATCCGCACGTTCCTGAAGTCGTACGTGGAAGCGGGCGGCCCCATCTTCACCGTGGACCCCGCCGCCGAGCAGAAAGCCGCCCAAACGGCCGCCGCCACCGGCAACGCCTCGGAGCAGGACCAGCAAACCAGCCAGAAAATCATTGACCTGCTCGATAACTACGTGCGCCCCGCCGTGGAGCAGGACGGGGGCAATATCACGTTCAAGAGCTACAATGCCGGCGTGGTAACGGTAAACCTGCAGGGCTCGTGCTCGGGCTGCCCCTCAGCCACCGTCACGCTGAAATCAGGCATCGAAAACCTGCTCAAGCGCATGGTGCCCGAAGTAACCGAAGTGGTAGCCGAAGGCATTACGGTGTAA
- a CDS encoding DUF5777 family beta-barrel protein, whose translation MPALAQDDLLQQLSAAQDSARAPEPVAATFKGVRVSNGHSIETPGQGVLLFLISHRFGTLNSGAYNFFGLDQATIRLGLEYGLNDRLAVGIGRSSLEKTYDGFVKYRLLRQAPAHMPVSVTLLGTTALTTLRFGNERPFRTRLTYTYQALLARKFSPGFSLQLMPTLVHRNFVATERDDNDVLALGVAGRQKLSKRVALTLEYYYLLLGPTADDFRNSLAVGFDIETGGHVFQLHFTNSQGMIEKFFVTETRGNFLDGDIYFGFNVSRAFSVKRK comes from the coding sequence TTGCCGGCCCTGGCGCAGGACGACTTGCTGCAGCAGCTCAGCGCCGCCCAGGACAGCGCCCGGGCGCCCGAGCCCGTTGCGGCCACTTTCAAAGGAGTGCGCGTAAGCAACGGCCACTCCATCGAAACGCCGGGGCAGGGTGTGCTGCTGTTTTTGATTTCGCACCGCTTTGGTACGCTCAACAGCGGCGCGTACAATTTCTTTGGGCTCGATCAGGCCACCATCCGGCTGGGGCTGGAATATGGCCTCAACGACCGGCTGGCCGTGGGCATCGGGCGCAGCTCCCTGGAGAAAACCTACGACGGCTTTGTGAAATACCGCCTGCTCCGCCAAGCGCCGGCCCACATGCCGGTTTCGGTTACGCTGCTTGGAACTACAGCGCTTACGACGTTGCGCTTTGGCAATGAGCGGCCTTTCCGCACCCGTCTCACCTACACCTACCAGGCTTTGCTGGCCCGCAAATTCAGTCCTGGCTTTTCCCTGCAGCTGATGCCCACGCTGGTACACCGCAACTTCGTAGCCACGGAGCGCGACGACAACGACGTGCTGGCCCTGGGCGTTGCCGGCCGCCAGAAGCTTAGCAAGCGCGTGGCCCTCACCCTGGAGTACTACTACCTGCTGCTCGGTCCCACTGCCGACGACTTTCGCAACTCCCTGGCCGTGGGCTTCGACATCGAAACCGGGGGCCACGTATTTCAGCTGCACTTCACCAACTCGCAGGGCATGATCGAAAAATTCTTCGTGACCGAAACCCGGGGCAATTTCCTTGACGGCGACATTTATTTCGGCTTCAATGTGTCCCGGGCCTTCAGTGTAAAACGGAAATAA
- a CDS encoding YceI family protein: protein MKPFSLLLSLLLCTASGALAQSKYHTRTGRISFFSSAPLENIEAHNEQVAAVFDLQTGQLAFTVPMRAFVFRNALMQEHFNENYVESEKYPRATFAGQLAGWSATETLAPGTTRNVTVEGDLTIHGVKRHVRVPGTLALRGNALAVNAKFAVAPADYQIEIPLLVREHIAKTVTITVALTCSPQP, encoded by the coding sequence ATGAAACCTTTCTCGCTACTTCTGAGCCTGCTGCTATGCACGGCTTCCGGCGCCCTGGCCCAGAGCAAATACCACACCCGCACGGGCCGCATCAGCTTTTTTTCCTCGGCTCCGCTGGAGAATATTGAAGCCCACAACGAGCAGGTGGCTGCCGTGTTTGATCTGCAAACCGGGCAACTGGCCTTCACGGTACCGATGCGGGCGTTTGTGTTTCGCAATGCCCTGATGCAGGAGCACTTCAACGAAAACTACGTGGAATCGGAGAAGTACCCGCGGGCCACGTTTGCCGGGCAGCTGGCCGGCTGGTCGGCTACGGAAACCCTGGCCCCGGGCACCACCCGCAACGTGACGGTAGAAGGCGACCTGACGATTCATGGTGTAAAGCGCCACGTGCGCGTGCCGGGCACCCTGGCCCTGCGCGGCAATGCGCTGGCCGTCAACGCCAAATTCGCCGTAGCCCCGGCCGATTATCAGATTGAAATTCCGCTGCTGGTGCGCGAGCATATTGCCAAAACAGTCACCATCACGGTTGCCCTCACCTGCTCGCCCCAACCTTAA